One window of Thermodesulfobacteriota bacterium genomic DNA carries:
- a CDS encoding alcohol dehydrogenase, with protein RATHRAAALMAQKRFDAKLMHTHTFPLDEVPKAFKYFRERIEDAIKVVVKGH; from the coding sequence CGGGCGACGCACCGCGCGGCGGCCCTCATGGCGCAGAAGCGGTTCGACGCGAAGCTGATGCACACCCACACCTTCCCGCTGGACGAGGTCCCGAAGGCGTTCAAGTATTTCCGGGAGCGGATCGAGGACGCGATCAAGGTGGTCGTGAAGGGGCACTGA